Proteins from one Raphanus sativus cultivar WK10039 unplaced genomic scaffold, ASM80110v3 Scaffold3158, whole genome shotgun sequence genomic window:
- the LOC108825151 gene encoding uncharacterized protein LOC108825151, whose translation MNHLFWRVSPKMEDHHFAWILWYIWKGRNNKVFSNLDIDPRDTLKIAVTEAKIWEDAKVVSVPVVDRPIPSLPIIPGRWCFTDGSWKDKDVFSGQGWYSTLEGFAGLMGARNVRASLPPLHSEIEALIWAMECMRNLHQFRVTFATDYIKTLRENFHSSEIIYVPRTQNKKADGLARGARTQASFVVHMDDEPPTWFTESI comes from the exons ATGAATCATTTGTTCTGGAGGGTTTCTCCCAAAATGGAGGATCATCACTTTGCTTGGATCttatggtacatttggaaaggAAGGAATAATAAGGTTTTCAGCAATCTGGATATTGATCCTAGAGATACACTAAAAATCGCAGTAACTGAAGCAAAGATTTGGGAAGACGCCAAGGTGGTATCCGTCCCGGTAGTAGATCGACCAATTCCGAGCTTACCGATCATCCCAGGACGCTGGTGTTTCACGGATGGCTCTTGGAAAGACAAGGATGTATTTTCTGGTCAAGGGTGGTATAGCACCCTAGAAGGTTTTGCGGGATTAATGGGGGCAAGGAATGTACGGGCCTCTCTACCTCCTCTTCATTCTGAGATCGAAGCattaatttgggcaatggagtgcatgaGGAATTTGCATCAATTTAGggtcacgtttgcaacagact ATATCAAGACCTTGCGGGAGAACTTCCACAGCTCAGAGATCATTTATGTACCACGCACACAAAACAAGAAGGCCGATGGACTAGCACGAGGGGCTAGAACTCAAGCGTCTtttgttgtgcacatggatgaCGAGCCACCAAcatggtttacagagtctatatga
- the LOC130506366 gene encoding acid beta-fructofuranosidase 3, vacuolar-like, with translation MASSDALLPVIFRRKPSDSIADNLIMESRRRQPIKVHRAVILLLIALYVALIVIHNGSASKNIGSNGTTTKSHAHLAGVSEKRNFRKTEPFAWNNTMLSWQRTAFHFQPEKNWMNDPNGPLFYKGLYHFFYQYNPNGDVWGDIAWGHAVSMDLIHWLHLPLVMVPDQWYDANGVWTGSATLLDDGSIVMLYTGSTDNFVQVQNLAYPEDLSDPLLLKWTKFSGNPVLVPPPGIGAKDFRDPTTAWETLGGKWRITIGSKVNRTGISIVYDTTDFKTYEKLDNSLHQVPDTGMWECIDFYPVSKTEIIGLGTSVNGPDVKHILKASMDDTRTDHYAIGTYYDSNGTWIPDDPNSDVGKSTSLRYDYGKFYASKTFYDQNKKRRILWGWIGESDSEAADVQKGWSSVQGIPRTVALDMKTGKNLVQWPVEEVESLRLSSKKFEMKVKPETVVQVNVSSTAQLDIEAEFEINKEDLEKIARDESVEAEDDFSCETSGGSTVSGSLGPFGFSVLTDENLSEQTTVYFYVTKGKDSKLKTFFCTDTLRSTMATDVVRSVYGSFVPVLEGEKLTMRILVDHSIVEGFGQGGRTCITSRVYPTEAIYGAAKLFLFNNALNATIMASFEVWQMNGAFIRPYSADDLVLHH, from the exons ATGGCGAGCTCGGATGCTCTCTTGCCCGTCATCTTCCGACGAAAACCATCAGATTCAATAGCCGACAACCTGATCATGGAAAGCCGTCGGAGACAGCCCATCAAAGTCCATCGTGCCGTCATCTTGCTCTTGATCGCTTTGTACGTAGCTCTCATCGTTATACACAACGGATCCGCAAGCAAGAATATTGGAAGTAATGGAACAACGACGAAGTCACATGCTCATTTGGCCGGTGTGTCGGAGAAGAGAAACTTCCGGAAAACAGAACCGTTTGCGTGGAACAATACAATGTTGTCGTGGCAACGAACGGCGTTTCATTTTCAGCCTGAGAAGAACTGGATGAACG ATCCTAATG GTCCATTGTTCTATAAGGGATTATATCATTTCTTCTATCAATACAATCCAAATGGAGACGTCTGGGGCGACATTGCTTGGGGTCACGCGGTTTCAATGGATCTTATACACTGGCTTCACCTCCCATTAGTCATGGTTCCTGACCAGTGGTACGACGCTAATGGGGTCTGGACCGGTTCAGCAACTTTGCTCGATGATGGCTCCATTGTCATGCTATACACCGGTTCCACCGACAACTTTGTACAg gtTCAAAATCTTGCCTATCCTGAAGATCTTAGTGACCCACTTTTGCTGAAATGGACCAAGTTCTCTGGCAACCCTGTTCTGGTACCACCTCCAGGTATCGGAGCCAAGGACTTCCGTGACCCAACAACGGCTTGGGAGACATTGGGCGGAAAATGGCGGATTACAATTGGTTCCAAGGTCAATAGAACCGGAATATCTATAGTCTACGATACTACCGATTTTAAAACCTACGAGAAGCTAGATAACTCGTTGCACCAAGTCCCTGATACGGGAATGTGGGAGTGCATTGACTTTTATCCGGTTTCCAAGACTGAAATCATCGGGCTTGGCACTTCTGTCAATGGGCCGGATGTGAAACATATCCTGAAGGCTAGTATGGACGATACTAGGACCGACCATTATGCCATTGGGACATATTATGATTCAAATGGAACATGGATCCCAGATGATCCTAATTCCGATGTTGGGAAAAGTACCAGTTTGAGATATGATTACGGGAAATTTTATGCGTCGAAAACTTTTTATGATCAAAATAAGAAACGAAGAATCTTGTGGGGTTGGATCGGTGAATCTGACAGTGAAGCTGCTGATGTACAAAAGGGTTGGTCTTCTGTTCAG GGCATCCCGAGAACTGTTGCTCTAGACATGAAAACGGGGAAGAACTTAGTCCAGTGGCCAGTTGAAGAAGTCGAATCTTTGAGACTGAGCAGCAAGAAGTTCGAAATGAAGGTTAAACCAGAGACGGTGGTTCAGGTTAACGTCAGTTCCACGGCTCAGCTAGACATAGAGGCTGAGTTCGAGATCAACAAAGAAGATCTCGAGAAAATCGCTAGAGATGAATCCGTGGAGGCTGAAGACGACTTCAGCTGCGAAACAAGCGGAGGTTCAACTGTAAGTGGTTCTTTAGGGCCCTTCGGGTTCTCTGTTCTTACTGATGAGAACTTATCGGAACAAACTACGGTTTATTTCTATGTGACTAAAGGAAAAGATTCTAAACTCAAGACTTTCTTCTGTACGGACACCTTAAG GTCTACCATGGCTACCGATGTGGTTCGATCGGTGTACGGAAGCTTTGTACCGGTCCTAGAAGGGGAGAAATTGACTATGAGAATCTTG GTGGATCATTCGATAGTAGAAGGATTCGGACAAGG